From a single Daphnia pulex isolate KAP4 chromosome 2, ASM2113471v1 genomic region:
- the LOC124203991 gene encoding ATP-binding cassette sub-family B member 6-like, giving the protein MESAIQYCPPNITLNHPWVNHGLTRCFLDTVSTSVITGFLVLFGSIESIVYRKYGSPIQPRSWQRSKLFVVQIMAAILLTILPIVECFVQLYLVHNGVLYGYLLLYTLGNAIVWPLSLHLVYLERNALLPSIPARGHGLILLIFWTLTFVSQNLAFLNMKNEDWWFDLETTADVVEFSLFIVRFVSTCVAFLLGLKAPGLYTSERLYREGLGSGARSLLEEDQTDPSASNSSPWNNFFAKLRTLMPFVWPKKAPSLQLRVLFCFLLLGAGRVANVYVPVLYKMLVDSMTPAEGNVIFRWDLVLIYVAVKFLQGGGMGGVGFLNNLRSFLWIPVQQYTTRETEIKLFDHLHSLSLRWHLGRKTGEVLRVINRGTDSINSLLSYLLFNIFPTIADILIAIIYFATAFNPWFSLIVFVTMAIYMGGTIAVTEWRTKYKRQMNLEDNKLRGRAVDSLLNFETVKYYGAEQYEVEQYKDIMIRYQIEEWKSTASLNLLNTVQNIIMTIGLLAGSLLCVHFVAEQQLTIGDFVLFGTYIVQLYAPLNWFGTYYRMIQQSFIDMENMLDLLKERQEVKDNPGAQDLVLKEGTIEFQNVSFSYRPDKAILKDVSFTVLPGKTLAIVGASGEGKSTIIRLLFRFFDVQDGAILLDGQDIRGVKQSSVRQAIGVVPQDTVLFNSTIKSNIQYGRVDATDEEVYEAARAADIHDRILGFPDGYETVVGERGLKLSGGEKQRVAIARTLLKSPKFVLLDEATSALDTHTERNIQASLARVCRNRTTLVVAHRLSTIANADQIIVLQEGSIAERGSHEELLALKGVYAEMWNNQISNEGDSTAPTTPVSREFFPCSDGGLFT; this is encoded by the exons ATGGAGAGTGCCATCCAGTATTGCCCACCCAACATAACTCTGAATCATCCTTGGGTGAACCATGGACTTACCAGATGCTTCTTAGACACTGTCTCCACATCAGTCATTACCGGTTTCCTGGTTTTATTCGGGTCTATTGAAAGCATAGTGTACAGGAAATATGGCTCGCCCATCCAGCCAAGATCGTGGCAAAgatcaaaattatttgttgttcaaaTCATGGCTGCAATTCTGCTCACCATTCTGCCCATTGTGGAGTGTTTCGTCCAACTGTATCTAGTGCACAATGGGGTCCTTTACGGCTATCTTTTGCTTTACACCCTCGGCAATGCCATCGTTTGGCCTTTATCCCTCCATCTGGTTTACTTGGAAAGAAATGCTCTTCTGCCTTCCATACCTGCAAGAGGCCATGGGCTAATACTGTTGATATTTTGGACGCTCACTTTTGTTTCCCAGAACTTGGCATTTTTGAATATGAAGAATGAAGATTGGTGGTTTGATTTAGAAACCACAGCTGATGTTGTAGAATTTTCCCTCTTTATTGTCCGTTTTGTGAGCACTTGCGTTGCATTCCTGCTTGGTCTCAAAGCTCCTGGACTTTACACTTCTGAAAGACTCTACAGAGAAGGACTCGGATCTGGT GCACGATCCCTACTGGAAGAAGATCAAACCGACCCATCAGCATCCAACTCATCTCCTTGGAATAACTTTTTTGCAAAGTTGCGAACCCTGATGCCGTTTGTTTGGCCGAAAAAAGCTCCGTCCCTTCAGCTTCGAGTGCTGTTCTGTTTCTTGCTGCTTGGCGCTGGCCGAGTTGCCAATGTCTATGTTCCAGTCCTCTACAAAATGCTGG TTGACAGTATGACTCCAGCCGAGGGAAATGTCATCTTCCGTTGGGATCTCGTTTTGATTTACGTTGCCGTCAAGTTCCTCCAAGGCGGAGGCATGGGTGGTGTTGGATTTCTCAACAACCTAAGAAGTTTCCTTTGGATTCCCGTCCAGCAGTACACAACTCGAGAAACAGAG ATCAAACTTTTCGATCACCTGCATAGTCTTAGTCTCCGCTGGCATCTCGGACGCAAAACGGGAGAAGTGTTACGCGTCATCAATCGTGGAACAGACTCGATCAACAGTTTATTGAGCTATCTTCTATTCAACATATTCCCCACCATTGCCGACATTCTCATCgctattatttatttcgcCACGGCTTTCAACCCGTGGTTCAGTTTAATCGTGTTCGTCACCATGGCCATTTACATGG GTGGGACGATTGCGGTCACTGAATGGCGGACCAAGTACAAACGACAAATGAATCTAGAAGATAATAAACTACGAGGACGAGCTGTTGATTCGCTTTTGAATTTCGAAACGGTCAAATATTACGGTGCTGAACAATATGAAGTGGAACAGTACAAGGACATCATGATCAGATATCAG ATTGAAGAATGGAAATCGACCGCATCTTTGAATTTACTCAACACAGTTCAAAATATTATAATGACCATTGGACTTTTAGCCGGTTCCTTGCTTTGTGTCCATTTTGTTGCCGAACAGCAATTGACTATCGGAGATTTCGTTCTTTTCG ggaCTTATATCGTGCAACTTTATGCACCATTGAACTGGTTTGGCACTTACTATAG AATGATTCAACAATCGTTTATCGACATGGAGAACATGCTCGACCTTTTGAAGGAACGCCAAGAAGTTAAAGATAATCCTGGAGCTCAAGATCTTGTGCTGAAAGAAGGGacgattgaatttcaaaacgtGTCCTTCAGTTATCGACCCGACAAAGCCATTCTAAAGGACGTCAGCTTTACCGTCTTGCCAGGGAAAACGCTAGCAATC GTCGGTGCATCGGGCGAGGGAAAATCAACCATCATACGACTTCTGTTCCGCTTCTTTGATGTGCAAGATGGCGCAATTCTTCTCGACGGGCAAGACATTCGCGGTGTGAAGCAATCTTCAGTGAGGCAAGCTATCGGCGTTGTACCCCAAGATACGGTTTTGTTCAACAGTACCATCAA GTCAAATATTCAATATGGACGAGTCGATGCAACTGACGAGGAAGTTTATGAAGCTGCCCGAGCTGCTGACATTCATGACCGTATTTTAGGTTTTCCTGATGGATATGAAACTG TTGTCGGTGAGCGAGGTTTGAAATTGAGCGGAGGAGAAAAGCAACGCGTTGCCATTGCTCGAACGTTGTTGAAATCCCCTAAATTCGTTTTACTCGACGAAGCCACTTCTGCGCTCGACACTCACACTGAGCGCAATATTCAG GCCTCATTAGCTCGAGTTTGTCGCAATAGGACAACGCTGGTTGTAGCTCATAGGTTGTCCACGATTGCCAACGCCGATCAGATTATTGTTTTGCAGGAAGGGTCCATTGCAGAGCGCGGAAG CCACGAAGAATTGTTGGCCCTGAAAGGCGTCTACGCCGAAATGTGGAATAATCAAATAAGCAACGAAGGCGACAGCACTGCCCCTACAACTCCTGTTAGTAGAGAATTTTTCCCATGTTCCGATGGTGGATTATTCACATAA